In the Leptospira limi genome, one interval contains:
- a CDS encoding succinate dehydrogenase/fumarate reductase iron-sulfur subunit: MKLHLKVWRQKDKNDKGRMVSYEANNVNEHMSFLEMLDVVNDGLIKKGEDPIAFDHDCREGICGSCSMVINGVPHGPEKGTTTCQLHMRKFKDGDTVVIEPWRAKAFPVTKDLVVDRSAFDRIIQAGGYVNVNTGGAPDGNALPIPKVDADLAMDAATCIGCGACVAACKNASAMLFVSAKVSHLALLPQGVVEKKERVRKMVNAMDKEGFGNCTNQYECEAACPKEISVNFITRLNKEYISS; encoded by the coding sequence ATGAAGTTACACCTTAAAGTTTGGAGACAAAAAGATAAAAACGATAAAGGTCGTATGGTCAGTTACGAGGCAAACAACGTAAATGAACATATGTCCTTTTTGGAAATGCTTGATGTTGTGAACGACGGCCTCATCAAAAAAGGAGAAGACCCAATTGCTTTCGACCATGACTGTCGTGAAGGAATTTGTGGTTCTTGTTCTATGGTGATCAACGGTGTTCCTCATGGTCCAGAAAAAGGAACCACTACTTGCCAATTGCACATGCGTAAGTTCAAAGATGGTGATACTGTTGTCATTGAACCATGGAGAGCAAAAGCATTCCCAGTGACAAAAGACCTAGTTGTGGACAGATCTGCTTTTGATCGTATCATCCAAGCGGGAGGTTACGTAAATGTAAACACTGGTGGAGCTCCTGATGGAAACGCACTTCCGATTCCGAAAGTGGATGCGGACCTTGCGATGGATGCTGCAACTTGTATTGGTTGCGGGGCATGTGTTGCTGCTTGTAAAAATGCATCGGCAATGTTATTTGTTTCGGCGAAGGTTTCTCACCTAGCTCTTTTACCACAAGGTGTTGTGGAGAAAAAAGAAAGAGTTCGTAAAATGGTAAATGCAATGGACAAAGAAGGATTTGGAAATTGTACAAACCAATACGAGTGTGAGGCTGCATGTCCGAAAGAGATTTCGGTCAATTTTATCACTCGTCTTAACAAGGAATACATTTCCAGCTAA
- a CDS encoding fumarate reductase/succinate dehydrogenase flavoprotein subunit, which translates to MKLDSKIPSGPLEQKWDKHKQDIKLVNPANKRKYKVIIVGTGLAGASAAATLSELGYQVSVFCFQDSPRRAHSIAAQGGINAAKNYQNDGDSVYRLFYDTVKGGDFRAREANVYRLAQVSTNIIDQCVAQGVPFAREYGGTLANRSFGGAQVSRTFYAKGQTGQQLLLGAYSALEKQISRGAVKMYPRTEMLELVLVDGHAKGIVVRDLVTGEISSHAGDAVILASGGYGNVFYLSTNAKGSNVTATYRAYKKGAAFANPCYTQIHPTCIPQSGDYQSKLTLMSESLRNDGRVWVPKKKDDLRPPHEIPEEERDYYLERKYPSYGNLAPRDISSRSAKEACDNGLGVGPKVGDKRLGVYLDFSDSIKRLGENVVADRYDNLFQMYERITGENPYKVPMRIYPAVHYTMGGLWVDYNLMSNIPGLHVLGEANFSDHGANRLGASALMQGLADGYFVIPYTIGDYFAKEGAKNISTDRPEFKEAEARVREMTNKFLSINGTKTPDDFHRALGKIMWDQCGMARNEKGLKDALKKIPELREEFWKNVKVAGSGSELNQELEKAGRVADFLEFGELMCLDALTREESCGGHFREEHQTEDGEAKRNDDKFCHVSAWEYQGEGKTPVEHREKLEYENIHLAVRSYK; encoded by the coding sequence ATGAAATTAGATTCAAAGATACCATCAGGCCCATTAGAACAAAAATGGGACAAACACAAACAAGACATCAAATTAGTCAATCCAGCTAACAAACGTAAATACAAGGTGATCATCGTAGGAACTGGTCTTGCTGGTGCATCAGCTGCTGCAACGCTTTCCGAACTTGGTTACCAAGTATCTGTATTTTGTTTCCAAGATAGCCCGAGACGTGCACACTCCATCGCGGCGCAAGGTGGAATCAATGCTGCGAAAAACTACCAAAACGACGGTGACTCTGTTTACAGATTGTTTTATGACACTGTAAAAGGTGGGGACTTCCGTGCTAGAGAAGCTAACGTCTATCGTTTGGCACAAGTATCAACAAACATCATTGACCAATGTGTGGCTCAAGGTGTTCCGTTTGCTCGTGAATACGGTGGAACACTCGCCAACCGTTCGTTTGGTGGAGCTCAAGTTTCTCGTACGTTTTATGCAAAAGGCCAAACTGGCCAACAGTTACTCCTTGGTGCCTACTCTGCTCTAGAAAAACAAATCTCTCGTGGTGCAGTGAAAATGTATCCAAGAACAGAGATGTTAGAACTCGTGTTAGTTGATGGTCATGCAAAAGGAATCGTTGTTCGTGACTTAGTAACAGGTGAGATTTCTTCTCATGCAGGCGATGCCGTGATTTTGGCTTCCGGTGGTTACGGAAACGTATTTTACCTTTCTACCAATGCAAAAGGATCCAACGTAACAGCAACTTACCGTGCTTACAAAAAAGGGGCAGCGTTTGCAAACCCTTGTTACACACAAATCCACCCAACTTGTATCCCACAATCGGGAGACTACCAATCAAAACTCACTCTCATGTCGGAATCACTTCGAAATGATGGACGAGTTTGGGTACCTAAGAAAAAAGATGACCTTCGCCCTCCTCACGAAATCCCAGAGGAAGAAAGAGATTATTACCTAGAAAGAAAATATCCGTCCTACGGTAACCTTGCCCCACGTGATATTTCATCGCGTTCTGCAAAAGAAGCTTGTGACAACGGTCTTGGTGTAGGCCCAAAAGTTGGGGACAAACGCCTTGGTGTGTATTTGGATTTTTCTGATTCCATCAAACGATTGGGAGAAAATGTCGTTGCTGACCGTTACGACAACCTCTTCCAAATGTATGAGCGCATCACTGGGGAGAACCCATACAAAGTGCCAATGCGAATTTACCCTGCGGTTCACTATACTATGGGTGGTCTTTGGGTAGATTATAACCTCATGTCCAATATCCCTGGTCTTCATGTCCTTGGGGAAGCAAACTTCTCTGACCATGGTGCCAACCGTTTAGGGGCATCGGCTCTCATGCAAGGTCTTGCTGATGGATACTTTGTGATTCCTTACACCATTGGTGATTATTTTGCCAAAGAAGGTGCTAAAAACATTTCCACAGACCGCCCTGAATTCAAAGAAGCCGAAGCTCGTGTTCGTGAGATGACTAACAAATTCCTTTCCATCAACGGGACTAAAACACCAGATGATTTCCATAGAGCACTTGGAAAAATCATGTGGGACCAATGTGGTATGGCAAGAAACGAAAAAGGCCTAAAAGATGCTTTGAAAAAAATCCCTGAACTCCGTGAGGAATTCTGGAAAAATGTAAAAGTAGCCGGTTCTGGTTCGGAACTCAACCAAGAACTAGAAAAAGCAGGTCGTGTTGCCGACTTCTTAGAATTTGGGGAACTCATGTGCCTTGATGCACTCACAAGAGAAGAATCTTGTGGTGGTCACTTCCGCGAAGAACACCAAACAGAAGATGGCGAAGCAAAACGTAACGATGATAAATTCTGCCACGTATCCGCTTGGGAATACCAAGGAGAAGGAAAAACTCCAGTAGAACACCGAGAAAAACTCGAATACGAAAACATCCACTTAGCCGTAAGGAGCTACAAATAA
- a CDS encoding glycosyltransferase family 2 protein, producing MSTKTPLISIVLPTHNRQHLVERAIQSVLAQTYPHWELHIIDDGSTDNTWSFLLANLPSWKRQIQSFGRYSKSIQIHQTEHRGVSHARNFGIGKSAGEWITLLDSDDKWYPEKLTKQIQFHNDHPEILFSQTKEVWNKKGNLLEPKGKYQKLSGHFLKESLEICMVTCSSFMAHQKTWEMVGNFREEMKTCEDYDLWNRILLKQYPIGLLEENLLVRYGGHEDQLSNQFQAIERFRLYSLLSIRNEQISTLESIHDEKHLSDEDQSFQRISRSLLREAILERMETLVQGRKKRGKEVQFLTHFQSLFLNDEPIPKKDLLTLLDDSLF from the coding sequence ATGAGCACAAAAACTCCACTCATATCAATCGTATTACCGACGCATAACAGACAACATCTGGTAGAACGTGCCATCCAATCTGTTTTAGCACAAACATATCCCCATTGGGAACTCCATATCATCGATGATGGCTCAACGGATAATACCTGGTCTTTTCTTTTGGCGAATCTTCCCAGTTGGAAACGACAAATCCAATCCTTTGGTCGCTACAGTAAGTCGATCCAGATCCACCAAACAGAACATAGGGGAGTAAGCCATGCACGTAATTTTGGGATTGGGAAATCGGCGGGAGAGTGGATCACTTTGTTGGATTCAGATGACAAGTGGTATCCAGAAAAACTAACCAAACAAATCCAATTCCATAACGACCATCCAGAAATTCTGTTTTCTCAAACCAAGGAAGTTTGGAATAAAAAAGGAAATCTCCTCGAACCAAAAGGAAAGTATCAAAAACTTTCGGGACATTTTTTAAAAGAATCCTTAGAAATTTGTATGGTCACTTGTTCTAGTTTTATGGCTCATCAAAAAACCTGGGAGATGGTGGGAAACTTTCGGGAGGAGATGAAAACTTGTGAGGACTATGATTTATGGAATCGAATTCTCCTAAAACAATATCCAATTGGCCTATTGGAAGAAAACCTACTCGTTCGGTATGGAGGCCATGAAGACCAACTTTCCAATCAATTCCAAGCCATCGAACGATTTCGGCTGTATTCTTTGTTATCAATCAGAAACGAACAAATCTCTACTCTGGAATCCATTCATGACGAAAAACATCTTTCTGATGAGGATCAGAGTTTTCAGAGAATTTCACGAAGTTTACTGAGAGAGGCAATCTTGGAACGAATGGAAACCTTAGTCCAAGGAAGGAAAAAACGTGGGAAAGAGGTGCAATTTTTAACACATTTCCAATCACTCTTTTTGAATGACGAACCCATTCCAAAAAAGGATTTGTTGACTTTGTTAGATGACTCCTTATTCTAA